One Phalacrocorax aristotelis unplaced genomic scaffold, bGulAri2.1 scaffold_127, whole genome shotgun sequence DNA window includes the following coding sequences:
- the LOC142051290 gene encoding protein ELYS-like, which translates to MRDLAAQVTSSLLQFPEVTIQALGEDELTRGSVLRGRFSRDLTNKLAVTSLAALYARVVLWFCGSRLLPEGSGDEMRFSRPFYNYPLIRSYYAGHRQKLERLSRGKRDSDCLMVDGMVSQLGDRVEKLWQRDEGGTGKYPPPSLRALLELYLLEGVEESHKHAITIYLLLDIMHPFPTKTEPSVDSFAAAFAIPWSLVKLIRGFWLLDHKDYDNSLALLVEPAATKPVSWQHVRILRSLMCQGEHGRALRYMQVMKPPFSSSCEERLFLTVLLSNRCMAEAWALLQEHTTKLKEEELLKDMYDICREMGLVEDFLRLPFTDSEQKCLEKFLRTHEILLVQHLQRANCTAAPQLNQAMNVHLMNDCAPRWRQRAVARNSLSAQHGKTLPRGQRQLAVERAKPYHLPSSGPREAARPKPFSTVTKPANTGNVHPRAPFSSRVLAKVRELWVGNEQKPS; encoded by the exons ATGCGAGACCTCGCGGCTCAGGTaacgagcagcctgctgcagtttcccgaGGTGACCATTCAGGCTCTTGGGGAAGATGAGCTCACCCGAGGTTCTGTGCTGCGTGGGCGGTTTTCCAGAG acttgacaaACAAGCTGGCGGTGACCAGCCTCGCAGCTTTGTATGCACGAgtggtcctctggttctgtGGGTCCCGTCTCCTGCCAGAGGGCTCAG gtGATGAGATGcgtttctctagacctttctacaATTATCCTCTGATTCGGAGCTACTACGCTGGTCATCGACAGAAACTGGAGCGTTTATCAAG AGGAAAACGGGACTCTGACTGCCTGATGGTCGATGGGATGGTTTCCCAGTTAGGAGACCGAGTTGAGAAGTTGTGGCAGAGAGATGAAGGAGGAACGGGGAAATACCCACCTCCTAGTTTACGG gcactgctggagctctatTTGCTAGAAGGTGTTGAAGAAAGCCACAAGCATGCAATC acaatttacttgctgctagaCATCATGCATCCCTTTCCAACTAAAACAGAACCTTCAGTTGACTCCttcgcagctgcctttgccatcccttgGAGCCTTGTTAAGCTTATTCGAGGTTTTTGGCTTCTAGACCACAAGGATTATGAT AactccctggccctgctggtTGAACCAGCTGCAACCAAACCTGTGTCGTGGCAACACGTGCGAATTCTTCGGTCCCTcatgtgccaaggagagcatgGGCGAGCCCTCAGATACATGCAGGTGATGAAGCCACCATTCTCAAGCAGTTGTGAAGAGCggcttttcctcactgtgctgttgtccaatag GTGCATGGCGGAggcttgggctctgctgcaAGAACACACCACTAagttaaaggaggaagagctattaaaagacatgtatgaCATCTGTCGGGAGATGGGACTAGTGGAAGACTTCCTgaggctgcctttcacagactctgaacaa aagtgtttggagaaatttttacgGACTCATGAGATTCTTTTAGTCCAGCATCTGCAGCGTGCCAACTGTACGGCAGCACCACAGCTGAACCAGGCGATGAACGTTCATCTCATG AACGACTGTGCTcctcgctggagacagagagcagttgccagaaattctctctcagCCCAGCACGGCAAGACCCTTCCTAGaggtcagaggcagctggctgtagaGAGAGCCAAGCCTTACCATCTGCCTTCGTCCGGACCAAGAGAAG CCGCAAGACCAAAGCCATTCTCgacagtaacaaaaccagctaataCAGGAAATGTGCATCCACGGGCACCTTTCAGCAGTCGTGTGTTGGCCAAAGTTAGAGAGTTATGGGTAGGAAATGAGCAGAAACCCAGTTGA